The Lagopus muta isolate bLagMut1 chromosome 4, bLagMut1 primary, whole genome shotgun sequence genome has a window encoding:
- the RAB33B gene encoding ras-related protein Rab-33B: MAAELESSLELSFTGSGTVPGGGLPPARSRIFKIIVIGDSNVGKTCLTYRFCAGRFPQRTEATIGVDFRERAVTIDGERIKIQLWDTAGQERFRKSMVQHYYRNVHAVVFVYDMTNMASFHSLPSWIEECKQHLLASDIPRILVGNKCDLRNAIQVPTDLAQKFADTHSMPLFETSAKNPNDNDHVEAIFMTLAHKLKSHKPLMLSQPPDRDQIHIKPEPKPAVTCWC; this comes from the exons ATGGCGGCCGAGCTGGAGTCTTCCCTGGAGCTGAGCTTCACGGGCAGCGGCACGGTGCCGGGCGGCGGGCTGCCCCCCGCGCGCTCCCGCATCTTCAAGATCATCGTCATCGGCGACTCCAACGTGGGCAAGACGTGCCTCACCTACCGCTTCTGCGCCGGCCGTTTCCCGCAGCGCACCGAGGCCACCATCGGCGTGGACTTCCGCGAGCGCGCCGTCACCATCGACGGGGAGCGCATCAAG ATCCAGCTATGGGATACGGCGGGCCAGGAGCGCTTCAGGAAGAGTATGGTGCAGCACTATTACAGGAACGTCCACGCGGTCGTGTTTGTGTACGATATGACCAACATGGCCAGCTTTCACAGTCTGCCCTCGTGGATAGAGGAATGCAAACAACACCTCCTTGCCAGCGATATACCACGGATTCTTGTTGGCAATAAATGTGACCTGCGAAATGCTATTCAGGTACCCACGGACTTGGCCCAGAAGTTTGCCGATACGCACAGCATGCCGTTATTCGAAACCTCTGCCAAAAACCCCAATGACAATGACCACGTGGAGGCCATATTTATGACGCTGGCTCACAAGCTTAAAAGTCACAAGCCATTAATGCTAAGTCAACCCCCAGATCGCGATCAAATACACATAAAGCCCGAACCGAAACCCGCCGTGACCTGCTGGTGCTAA